Within the Verrucomicrobiia bacterium genome, the region GCAGGGGTTTGCTCGTATTCACCTCAAACCGCCGGGCCATGTGCTCCAAATAATACTGGCGGTTGAAGCTGGCCACCGCCTGCTCATGCTCCGGCGTGCGCTCCAACAGCTCATAGTCCACCACCGCATAAACCACCTGCCGGTTGCGGTCCCGCAACAGCGTGAAATCCGGCTGGGGCCGCACGATGATATGCTGGGGCTTCATGTCCACCATCCGGTAGCCCTTGTGCTCCAGTTCGTGATTCACCAGGCTGGTAACCGAAGCCAGAAATTCCTCCCGCGCCTCACCAGTCAGTTGAAACAAGGTGGCCGTTTCCACCAAATCCAGACCTTTGATCCATCCATACAACAGCACATATTGCCGCAAGATGTCTATTTCCACCCCCGGCGACTGGGCAATTTTGGCGGCAATACGGTCCTGCGAGCGCCCGGTCTGCCAGAGCTGCAGCCGCTCGCTGGGCACATAGATGGCCAGCGGCTTTTGCGTGCGAATTCGAATGCGGGGCGGGCCGTATTCCCCCCGCCGCATCTCCATGACCAGCGCAAATTCCTCGAAAGGACTGTTGAACTCCGCGTTGATAAACTTGTTGACGGTGAGGGTGTCCAGCGGCACCACCTCGCCCACACGGGACCATTTGACCACCAAATGCAGCGAAACCCCCTCCACCGGTTTGGTAGGCACCCGGTACACCGTGCTGGTGCCGATCAGCCGCTCGCGCTTGGCCTCAAACCATTCCTTCCCAAACCAGTTCTCCGGCAGCAAATGCTCCCAATACGGCAGCCCGTAGCGGGTCAGATATAATTCGCCGCCATCGGAAGTTTTCAAATGGGTATAGTCCACCCCCAGCAGGGATACGGCCGTGGCCTGCCGCGGCAAACGCGCCAGTTGTCGCGCCGAGAATGGCTGCCGCACAATCTGCTCCCCGGCCTCAGGAACCAGCCGGTCTTCCTGCCGGGGGGAAGCTTTGGCCATCGGCCGATTCATATTTTTGTTTCCACCTTACCACAAAAGCCGCCGGAAGTGGTGAATTTTATGTCCCTCCACCGCCAGCAGCCGCTGCTTCCATTCCCGGCCGCCGGCAAACCCTCCCAGCCGCCCGCCTGCCGCCACCACCCGATGGCACGGCACCAGCAACGGAATCGGATTGGCTCCACAGGCCGCGCCCACCGCCCGCGCCGCCGCAGGATGGCCAATCTGGCGGGCGATCTCTCCATAGGTGCATACACGCCCCACAGGAATCATGGCCAGAGCCTCCCATACCGCCCGTTGAAAGGCTGTGGCTTCAGACCAATCCAGGGGCGGCTTCCGCGTTACGGGTGAACCTTCCAGAACGCAACCGACAGCATCGCTGGTTGCTTCATGCCAGGAAACCACCCCTGCCGGCACCAGCGCGTCACTGGGCAGCGGCCCGGCGGAAACAGCCCCAGGAAAATCAATGCTGCGCAACCCTGCCTCACCGTAGCTGGCCAGAAACTCACCCCAACGAGAAGGAATGGGCAAAACCCAAAGGTCTATGCGCGGCAAAGCCACAAATCAGCGGAGCTATTGATTATTCCGCACCAGGGTGAGCAAAATCCACAACACCACCAAAAACGCCCCCACCAACACCAAGAAACGGTTGCGCGCCACCCGCTTTTCAAAACGCAACGCCACCGGCTCCCGCAGTCCTCCATAGGCCAGGTACTTCACCAAAAGTGGGTTGGAGGGCGGCTGCGGTTGCCACCACGCCGTCAAACGCCGCCAAGCACCGGCCAGATCAAACTTGCGCACCCCCAGCTCATTGTACAACTCCGGGTGCGCCGCCGGCTCCGGCACTACTGCCGCCGGTTTGGGGGCCGGCCGCGGCATGGGCGGTGTCACAGCCGGCCGGGAAGGAACCTCCCGCGGGCGGACGGGCCCACCCCCGGGGGCCGCAGGCGGGGCCGTGCGCGGAGACGCCGCCGTCCCCACCGGAGAGGAGGGACGGGCCGGCAACTGCGCACTCAGCCGCCGGATGCGCGCCTCCAGCTCTGCAATCTGCGTGTTGAGATCGCGCTCCCGCGTTTGCAAAGGGTCTGCTTTGCGTTTGAGCCAGCCCATGCCTTATTTACCGCGTATTAGCAAAACCATCACCAGCGTCAACAAGGCCAGCACCACCGGCCATGTCAGCCCCAACCCCACCCGGCTCAGGGTCCAAAAATCCATGCCGGCCAGCGCCGGCGGGGCCGCCGGCGAAGCGGGCGGATTCCCCTCCCCGGCCGCCTCCGGAGCCGGCGTGTTGAGCAGCGGAAATTTCAACCGCGCACTGTTCCATTCCATGCGCGCATTCTCCAGCGTGGTAAGGGCGCGCGTGATTTCCGTTTGAAAGTTCTCTGCCGTCCACGACTCCTCTTGAATGGACTGGACCTTGTTCAATGCCTCCCGCAAGCCCGCCACGGCTTTGGCCATTTGTTCCGCCTCCTGCCGGGCGGAGAATTCGGCTTCCTCCAGCAAACCAATGCCGCGCGTCAGATGCCTCACCATCTCCTCGCGGCCGGTTTTCCATTCCGCCTGGCGCCGGCGCGTCTCCTCCAGGGCCGCCCGCTCGCGTTCGAGCTGCTCCTGCGCCTGGCGCAGCCGGGCCAGCTCGGCCTGCACATCCGCCACCTGGGACTCCACCTCCTCCCGCGTAGGCGCCCGCGCCACCCCAGAAGCGGGGGGCGCTGCCTGCTGGGCGGCCGGGGGGCGGCGTCCGTCTTGATAGTCCAAATCCACAAATTCGGATGGATCCAATTTGGAAGCCATGGCGTTGAGCTTAGTGAAGGCCCGTATCAGTGTAAAGCAATCCTTGACCCCGGCACAAACCCGGACAACACAACATCCTGCCCTCTTCCGGCTGCGCGCCCGGTGCGCCGCAACAGCACTGCCCGGCCGCGGGTGCGCTTAATCCGCGCCCAGCGCGATCTTCAGCAGCTCCTCCTGTGTCCAGTTGGTGTCGCGCCCCGCGGTGGCCTTGCGAATGGGCGCCACCTGCTCCGGCCGGACCGGCGAGGCCTGGTTGCCCCAGGCCTTGTTCATGCGGATGTAGGTCAACACCGCCGCAATTTGTTCATCGTTCAAGGTATCCTTCCACGGCAGCATGACGTTGTTAAAGGTGTAGGCTTTGCCGCTGACTGTGATGGGGCCGGCCATACCGTGGAGAACGATCCGAATGATCCGGTTGGGGTGCTCGGCCAATACCCAATCCGATCCTGCCAGGGGCGGCGCTTGAATCGGGCTGCCCAAACCATCTGCCTGATGGCACGAGGCACAATAGGTAAGGTAAATGCCGCGGCCTTTCTCAAACAACGGGTCCGTGGCCGGTTTGGGATTGGCCTCCTCCACCTTGGCCAGCGAGGGATAAGGCGCATAAACGCGGGCGTTGAAACCACCCGCCTGCTTGTCCAGGCTCATCGTGGCCACATAGAACAAAACTCCCAACACTCCCACCAGCCACATGGGGGTGGGCGCCCTGCCCGCCTGCGGCTCGGCATCCTCCGGCAAGGACCGAAGTTCTATGGGGGAAGGCGCGCTCATGGTGCAGTGCTTTCAGAAACGGCGGGAGCTGCGTTGGTGTTCACCGCCTTGTTCACCTGGTTGGTCCTGGCGGCGGCCGCGGCGGCTTCTGCTGCTCCCGGCAGCGGCGCCTCAAAAACCGGCGCATCCGCCCGCAGGCTCATCAAGTACACCACCAACGCGCGAGCCCGCGGCCCGGGCACGATCTGCTCCGGCCAGTGCTCGGGGCTGCGCTGCTCGAACTGCAGCGCCAGCGGATCCCTTTCCTGGCCCGGGCGCAGCGGACGACGCTCAAACAAAAACGCATAAGAGGGCATCAGCGAGGCGGGGGCAAACTGCCGTGGATTGTACAAGTGCAGGTAAAGGCGTTGCTCCAGTTCCTCCACATGATTGGAAACCGTGAGAAACTTCCACGGCACTGCAAAACGTTTGGGCTCACGCAGTCCCAGGTTGGCCAGATCCGGCCCCACGCGCGCCGCCCCCACGAGCACCGGATGATCCGCCAGAAAATCCTGCGCTACCGTCCGCCGCACCCCCCAGCCACGTTCCACGTCATTTTCAGGGCGCACCTGTTGAGTGTGACATTCCGCGCAGCCCAGCGAGCGATACACCTGCAACCCCTGCTGCGCCAGACCCGGCCGCGCGGTGGGGTAATCCGGCTGCGGCGCAGGCTGCGGCACCGGCTCCAAACGGCCCAACTGCAGTTGCGGCGCCATCACCAGTCCCGCCCAGGACAAAGCCAGGGTGACAAAGGCGCTCAGGAATATCAACGCCCCGTGATTCATGCCGCCACCTCCTTCGCCACGGGGGCCGTCACCGGGCAACAGCTTCCGCGCAAGGCGCAAAGCATCGCCCGGCTGCCTTGATACACCACGGCAATTCCCAGGGCGCTGCCGCCGAGAACCACCGCCAACAACCCCACCCCGGCCAGTTTAAGCCCCGGCAGCGCGGCCGTCAGTGAAGTCATAAAAGGTGTGCGCCAATCCGCCAGGGCGGCGGCCTGTGCATTGCCCGCCCACAACCAGCCCACGGCCCACAGCACCGCCCCCCCTGCCAGTGCCAGCGCCATCCCGCGGCTCGTGGCACAGGTGCATCCCTCGCGTCCACAGGCCAGCCGGGGCACCACATACATCATGCCTCCCGCCAGCGCGGGCAGCGCAAATCCCAGCAGCCACAAAGAAGGACGCGCAGCCGTGAGATACGTCAAGTTCACCACCTCCTGCAACGCCGGCCGCGAGACTACCGCCTGCCAGATCACCACCACCATCCACATCCATAGTCCAAACAGGCTCAGCCCCAATCCCGGCTGGCGCCATACCCCGCGGTAATTGCCGCCCAAGGTATGATACACGTTCAGGGCCAGTGCGATGACCGCCACCAGCATGAGCACATCGGCCACCGCGCTCACTGCCGGCAACCAGCGCGGCACCGGCAAAGCATAATGAAAACCGCTGGCGGTCCCGAATACCGCCACCACCCAGAACACCATCTTGCTCAGCGGCGCGCTGTGCAGCGCCCGCCCCGCATAACGCGGGAGAAAATAGAAGGCCGCACTTAGCCCGGCCGCCGTCAGCCACAGGGTCAGCAGATTATTCGCCAGCCAGGTGCTCACCACCACCTGCATCACCCCGCGCGGCGGCACGCATTGCAGCAACACGATGCCCACGCTCATCAGCCAGAAAAACCAGAACAGCCCCGCCATCATCCACCATTGCGAGGGATAAACCGACTCCCGCCGGCGATGCTGCAAGGTCAACCACGCGCTGACCCCCAACCCCGCCAGGCCAGCCCACATCAAGCCGCTCCCGTAAAGCGGCGCCCCCCACAGCGGATAGCCTGTGGCGTCCCCCGCCAGAATGCCCACCCCGCCCAGCAACACGCCCACATTCCACAAGACCCCGCCCAGAAAGGTCAGCCAGCGCTGCTGCAAACCCACCCCGCCCAACCGGGCCAGCATCCACAAGCCCAAGCCCACAGCCGCCTGCGAGGCAAAACCATAAAACAACACATGCTGCGCCGCCGGCCACAAACGGCCATAGGAAGACCACGCCGCCTGCCCCAGCGTCTCCGGCGCCAGCAACTTCCACCAGGCCCACCCCGCCAGCACCAGCCCCACCACCAGCCAGCCTGCCGCCTTCACCATCAGCCACAACACCGGCCAGCGCGATGCGGCATCCACTTCCGCCGGACTCAGCGGCGGGCGGGACTTTGCAACCACCTCACTCATGCCAGACGTTTGCACCAAGGTTTATTCGTAAGGGTTGGCCGGCGCCGGGGGCTTGGCCGAAGCCTTTTCCAGTCGCTGCAGCAGCAGTGTGCGTCCCTGGGCCGGATCCGCCCATTCGCGCGCCACCAATTCCATCGCGCGCGTCACCGGCAGCCGCACCAGGCCTTTTGTCTGATCCACCCAGCCATAATTCTCCAACGCCTCCTGGTTGGCCGCCTTCAACTCGGCCAGCGCCTTGGCCCGTTCCTCCGCCCGGCGCGCGTTCAAATCCGGCGGGCGGGTGTAATGAACCATCAGCCCCACCAGCAGCAGGATGGTGGCGAGGGCCGTCACCACGGCGGCGGCGTTGGCCCACCGCCGGCGATTAAGCTGGGACACTGCTTCGCTCATGCTCATGCCTCACTTTATTTGGCCCGCCCCGGCACCGCCGACGCCGGCGGCACATAAACGCCCATGGTTTCCGCAATGCGCGGATCGCGCTGCGGATAGGGCGGATGCGCCTGGAAATACCGCAGGAATACCATGCCCAACACGCCGCCAATGAAGGCCAGCGCCGCCACATCCAGCCAGTGCACCCGCAGGCCGTCAGGATGCAAGACCGGCTTGATGTTGAAGGTCATGTCCGCGTAATGCATCAACCAGGCCCACACGCACATGGGCACCATCACCTGCAGCGACAGCTTGGCATCAATCCGCAACAGGGCCAGGAAGGGCAGGAAAAAGTGACCGAACATGATAATCAGCCCCAAATCCCACCACGTGCCCTGCTCCCGCTGCACATACCAGAACGTTTCCTCCGGGATGGCCGCATTCCAGATCAGAAAGTACTGAGAAAAGGCGACGTACGCATAAAACACCGTGAAGGCGAAGAACAGCACGCCCGTGTCGTGAAAGGTTTTGGTTTGCACCACCGCCTGCAGCGGCCCGGCCTCCCTGAGTTTCAAGGCCAGCAGATACGTCGTGGCCAGCGTCACCCACACGCTCCCCGCAAAGTAGTACACCCCGTACATGGTGGAAAACCATTGATGCTGCAGCGATTTCATCCAGAAAATCGCCCCCAGCGTCAGGCTCACGGCAAACAGGAAGATGCCCGCCGCCGACCACCGCCGCATGGCAAAGGTCTCCGCCGCGGCGCCGGTGACATCCTGCCGCAGCGAAAAGCGCCGCAGTTGCCACGCCAGCAGCGACCACAACAAAAACAACCCCGCCGACACCGCCAGCCAGACCGGTTTGTTGAACAGGACATGCTTCACGTGCAAAGCGTGATCCTGATGCGGGTCCAGCGCCATCCACCGATAGATGTAATCCTCCGGACGGGCGAGCAGGGCGTTCAAGGCAATCGGCACAAACAACACCCCCAGCACCGGCAACAACCAGGCCATGTGCTCCCACACCCGCCGCAGCGGCACCATCCATTGCGAGTCAAACAGGTGATGCATCATCACCAGAAACAGCGCCCCCAGACTCAAACTGAGGAAAAACATGAAGGCGGTCAGGTACGAGTACCCAAACTGTTTCGGCCACCAAATGGCCCCCGCCAGACAGAGCAAGCCGCCGGCCACCGCCAGCACCAGCGGCGCCCGGGCCAACCGGCCCAGCTCCAGTTTCGCGGCCGGCATGGGAGCATGTGAACTTGTGCTCATGGTCATGATTCCAGCAACTATTACTTCAATCTCGCCCGCATCTCCTGCGGCACATCCTCCACCGTCCCCAGGCGGGCCAGTTGCAACGCCCGCAGGTAGGCAATGATGGCCCACCGATCCTCAATCGCGATTTGCGCGGCGTAACCGCTCATCAGGTTTTTGCCATGACTGATGGTGTTAAACAGCTCGCCATCGGCCAGCTCCACGATGCGCTTGTCATGCAGATTGGCCACCACCCCCATGGCCCCGATTTTCTTGGTAATGCCGTTGCCGTCCGCCTGCGCCCCATGGCAGGGCGCGCAATGAATCAAATACCGCTCCTGCCCCCGCGCCAGCATCGCGTGGGTCACCGGCGCCGGCAGGGATGCCACGAAATTCGTGGTGCCCGGCAGCCGGCCCGTGTTCCAGGGCGTGTCCTCATACGGTTCGCCGCGCGCAATGGTGCCCGCCGGCCGTGGACGGCTCCCGCGTTGATCCGCAAAAAACTCGCTTTGAAACTGCGGCCGCTGTTTGGGCTGGCGGACCATGTCCGCAAAAATTTCGATGGGCGGCCGCCGCGACGGGCTGCCGCGGAATCCCGCAATGGCCACCACGGCCACCAACACCGCCACAAAGGTTAGCAGGATGTATCGCATGGTTATTCCTCCACCCACTCGATGTGACGGCTGCCCAGCCGCTCCAGCATCTGGCGCGTCTCGGTGTCCGAATACTTCGGGTCATCCGTCTCAATGACCACGTAAAACTTGTCGTGCGTGGCCTGTTTGAACCGCCGGTTCTTCAGCAGGGGATGATGCAGGCGCGGCAGGCGGTTCAGAAACAACATCCCAAACAACGAGCCAAACGCCCCCAATAAAATGGTCAATTCGTAGCTCGGCGGAAACGACGACAGCGGACTGTAGAATGGCTTGCCGCCCACCAGGATGGGATAGTCCACCGCATTCATCCACCAAATCATGAGCTGCCCCAGAGCAAAGCCCGTGGCCCCGCCGATAAAGGTGAACCAGCCCACCGGCGAGTTCTTTAATCCCATCGCCCGATCCATCCCATGCACGGGGAACGGCGTGAACACATCCCACCGCCGAAAACCGGCGTCACGAATCGCCTCCGCGGCATGCAGTAATGCCGCCGGCGTGTCGAACTCCGCCAGTATGCCGTACACCTGTCGCGGCGCGCTCATGCGTGGTGCCCTCCTTCCTTCGCCCCGCCCAGCGGATGGTGCGGGTCGGCCTGCGGCGTAATGCCTTTGACCTCACTGATGGCAATCATCGGCAGGAATCGCATAAACAACAGGAACAACGTCAGGAACAGTCCAAACGTCCCCACAAAGGTCAAGATGTCCACCTTCGTGGGGATGAAATAACCCCAGTTGGACGGCATGAATTCACGGGCCAGCGTGGTGGCGATGATCACAAACCGCTCAAACCACATGCCAATGTTCACCACAATTGAAATGATGAACACCGCCCACATGTTCTGCCGGATGTGCTTGAACCAGAACAACTGCGGCGAAATCACGTTGCAGGTGATCATGATCCAGTAGGCCCACCAATACGGCCCAAACGCGCGAAACTTGAAGGCGTCCAGCTCGTAGGGATTCCCGCCATACCAGGCGATGAAGAACTCCATGCCGTAGGCGTAGCCCACAATCGAACCGGTGGCCAGCACCACCTTGCACATCAAGTCCACATGGCGCTTGGTGATGATGTCCTCCAAATGACACACCGACCGCAGCGGCACCAGCAGCGTCAACACCATGCCAAACCCGCTGAAAATTGCGCCGGCCACAAAGTAGGGAGGAAAGATGGTGGTATGCCAGCCCGGCAACTGCGACACCGCAAAGTCAAACGACACGATCGAGTGCACCGAGAGCACCAGCGGCGTGGACAGGCCGGCCAGCAGCAGATAGGCCTTCTCATAGTGGCTCCAATGCCGGTTGGATCCCCGCCAGCCCAGGGCAAACAAACCATACAGAATCTGCCGCAGTTTCGTCTTCGCCCGATCCCGCATCACCGCCAGATCCGGAATCAACCCCATGTACCAGAACAACACCGACACGGTGAAGTAGGTGGACACCGCAAACACGTCCCACTCCAGCGGCGAGCGAAATTGCGGCCAGATGTTGTTGGAGGTTGGGATCGGCAGCAGCCACCACGCCAGCCACGGCCGGCCGGTGTGCACCAGCGGAAAGATGCCGGCGCACATCACCGCAAAGATGGTCATGGCCTCCGCGGCGCGATTGATGCTCGTGCGCCAGCGCTGCCGCAGCAAAAACAGAATGGCCGAAATCAGCGTGCCCGCGTGGCCGATGCCGATCCAGAACACAAAGTTGGTGATGTCCCAGGCCCAGGCCACCGGATGATTCAAGCCCCAGACGCCGATGCCCGTGCTGATCAGATAGGCCAGCATCACAAAGCACAACACCATCACCGACGCGCTGATGCCAAAGGCCACCCACCACCAGCGCGGAGTTTTGCCCTCCGCCACACCGGCAATGTGATCGGTGATCCAGCCCAGCGAGCGGTTGTTTAACACCAGCGGCTCGCGCTCCAGTTCCGGCGGCGGGGCTTCCACCCGCACGTTGGCCGCGGCCGTCAAGGCGGTGGGAGAGGTTGCGTGCGCCATTAGTGGCCTCCTTTCCCGGTGGGCGCGCCGTGCGTCTCGAACGGCGAGCCATGCCGTTGCATGTACTCCTGCAAGGCCGCCGGATGCGGCTGCTCAGGGTTGAAATCAGGCATACGTTCGTTGGGATTGCGCACCCGCGCCAGATACGTCGTGCGCGGGCGGGTATCCAGATATCCTAACATGCTGTAGTTGTGCTCCAATCGGCGCCATTGCGACACCGTGCTCTCCGGATCAGACACATCGCCAAACACAATCGCCTCCGCCGGGCACGCCTGCTGGCAGGCCGTCTTGGGAATCGTCCCCTCGCTCTCCCGCAGTCGCACCTCGCCCGAGGCGCGGGCTTTGACCTTCTTGGCGATCTTCGCCTGCTCGATGCGCTGGATGCAGTAGGTGCATTTTTCCATCACGCCGCGCATACGCACGGTCACATCGGGGTTGCGCACCAGCTTCAACAAATCCCATTCGTCCGCCGGCACCGTGCCGCGGTCCGGGTCCTTGAACCACCGTGCCAGCTCCCACTGGCCATCAGGATTCCGGCTGAAGGGGCTGCGATACAAATCATCCTTGGGCCGGCGATTGTAATCAAAGAAGTTGAACCGCCGCACCTTGTAAGGGCAGTTGTTGCTGCAATACCGCGTGCCCACGCAGCGGTTGTAGGTCATCAGATTCAACCCCTCGTCATTGTGCACCGTGGCGTTCACCGGGCACACATTCTCGCACGGCGCATTTTCGCAGTGCAGGCACATCACCGGTTGATAGGCAATCTGCGGATTCTCCACGCTGCCCGCATAATACCGGTCCAACCGCAGCCAGCTCATCTCCCGGCCCCGGGTCACCTGCTCCTTGCCCACGATGGGAATGTTGTTCTCACTCTGGCAGGCCACCATGCAGGCCGTGCAACCCACACACGCCGTCAAATCCACCACCATCCCCCACTGATGCATCCCCGTCAGCGCCGGCCGCGGGTAAATGGGCCGTGGATTGCCCTGCGCATCCTTGGGAATGTGTCCTGTGTGGGAGGGCGCATCCAAATCCATGTGCTTCGCGAATTGCGGATGCTTGTCGAACTGCGCCTTGTTGATCTCGCGCACCAGCGGACGTCCCTCCATCGCCCCGTGCTCCTGCGTGCTGGCCAGTTGCCGCGTCACCCCGGGCAACGGCCGCAACTGCGCCCCGCCCGCAAAATGCGCCTCGTCCAGCTTGACCCGGTAGGCATTGAAGCCCGCCGCCGTGCCGTCAGCCAGCCGCCCGATGCGCCCGGTCTTTTCCCGGCCGTAACCCAGCGGGAGGCCCACCACAAAATCGGCCATGCCGGGCTGAATCCAGACGGCGCCGCTGACTTTGGCGCCATTCAAAGTGATCTCCGCCACCGGGTTGAAGAAAAGTCCCTTCTCCGCCTTGGGGCCCCGCGCTTTTTCATCAAAGCCCTCCAAGCCCAGCGCCTTCGCCGTCGCCGGGCTGAGCAGGATGGCATTGTCCCACGTCAGCTTGGTGATGGGATCCGGCGTCTCCTGCAGCCATCCGTTGTTGTTGAAGCGGCCGTCATCCACGCTGTAGCTCCGCTGAAACACCAGCTCGAGGCTTTGCGCCGAGGGCGCAGCCGCCGGGCGGGCGGCCGCCAGCGCTTTCTGCACCGCGCCCGTCTGGAGCTGCCCGCTTACAGGCGCGGGGGCCGATCCCGCCTGAAAACCATCATGTAAAAACTTCTTCCATGCCTCCTCCTGGCGGCCGTGCAGGCCAAAGAACGTCTCCCGCACGATGTCATAGGGCCGCGTGACCTCCATCCCCCCCAGCCGCGCCAGCACTTCCAGCTCGGTGATGCCGCCAAACAAGGGCTCAATCAGGGGCTGCACCGGCACCAGCGTGCCGTCGGCCGTCCGCGCGTCGCCCCAGCTCTCCAGGTAATGCAATTGCGGCAGATGCCAGTCGCAGCTCACGCTGGTTTCATCCTCGTAATAGCCCAGACGCACCACCCGCCGCGCCTGCCGCTGCACCGTTGCCCAGTTCAGGGAGGCGGGCGCCGTGTAGGCCGGGTTGCCGCCGCATATCACCAGCGTATCCACCTGCCCGGCCTTCAGGGCCGCGGCCAGCTCCGCCAGCGTGCCTTCCACCGGCTCCTTCGCCGGCAGCAACACCAGGGTTTGATTCAGGTTGTCCAGCGCCGCGTTGATCAGATGCGCCATCAGGTGCACCACCAACGGCTGGCGGTAGCCCGCCATGACCAGCCCGTTTTTACCCTGGCTCACCAGGTCCCTGGCGCACTCCTCAATCCAGCGGCTGTGCGCGCCCGCCGGCTGGGCCAGCGGCTTCAACAGGGCTGCCAGCTCGCCATACCGGCCGGTCTGCTGCAATACTGCCAGCGCCAGCCCCGCAGCCAGGGCCTGCACCTGCGAGCCTGGCAGGCGCAACCGATGATCCGCATTGGCCCCGGTCAGGGAAAACAACGGCTCGACGACATAAAGCCGGTTCATCACATCCCCCGGTTTGCGCACGCGCCGCCCCCGTGCAAACCGCCGCACATGCAGATAGGTATCCTCTTCGGCGCCGAGAAAGTCGGCGTCCAGGGACACAATCACCCGCGCCGCGTCCAGCTTAAAGTAGGGCCTCAACGGCTGCCCATAGGCCGTCGAAGCCGCCTGCCGGTGGATATCAAAATCCACCGCCTCGTGCACAAACCAACGGGCCTTGGGCAACCGTTGGCGCAAAGCCTCCTGGAGACGCTGCCTGGACGGCGAGCTGCTGCGCTCCAGCAAAAAGCTCCATCCCTCCCCCTGCCTGGCCGCCGCCTCCCGGCCCAGCGTGTCCAGCATGTCCAGCGCCTGCTCCCGCGAGCGCAACTGCCCCCGCTCCAGGAAACGCATGGCGCGATCCGGAT harbors:
- a CDS encoding TAT-variant-translocated molybdopterin oxidoreductase, encoding MKTIPPPCPEPETGPKYWRSLDELAERPEFREWVEREFPAGASELTDPLTRRHFVKIMSASFLLAGLGMTGCRRPEEKIMPFGKQPEHYVHGVPVYYATAYPTRGSAIPLVVKSHDGRPTKIEGNALHPDSNGATDQFAQASLLNLYDPDRAMRFLERGQLRSREQALDMLDTLGREAAARQGEGWSFLLERSSSPSRQRLQEALRQRLPKARWFVHEAVDFDIHRQAASTAYGQPLRPYFKLDAARVIVSLDADFLGAEEDTYLHVRRFARGRRVRKPGDVMNRLYVVEPLFSLTGANADHRLRLPGSQVQALAAGLALAVLQQTGRYGELAALLKPLAQPAGAHSRWIEECARDLVSQGKNGLVMAGYRQPLVVHLMAHLINAALDNLNQTLVLLPAKEPVEGTLAELAAALKAGQVDTLVICGGNPAYTAPASLNWATVQRQARRVVRLGYYEDETSVSCDWHLPQLHYLESWGDARTADGTLVPVQPLIEPLFGGITELEVLARLGGMEVTRPYDIVRETFFGLHGRQEEAWKKFLHDGFQAGSAPAPVSGQLQTGAVQKALAAARPAAAPSAQSLELVFQRSYSVDDGRFNNNGWLQETPDPITKLTWDNAILLSPATAKALGLEGFDEKARGPKAEKGLFFNPVAEITLNGAKVSGAVWIQPGMADFVVGLPLGYGREKTGRIGRLADGTAAGFNAYRVKLDEAHFAGGAQLRPLPGVTRQLASTQEHGAMEGRPLVREINKAQFDKHPQFAKHMDLDAPSHTGHIPKDAQGNPRPIYPRPALTGMHQWGMVVDLTACVGCTACMVACQSENNIPIVGKEQVTRGREMSWLRLDRYYAGSVENPQIAYQPVMCLHCENAPCENVCPVNATVHNDEGLNLMTYNRCVGTRYCSNNCPYKVRRFNFFDYNRRPKDDLYRSPFSRNPDGQWELARWFKDPDRGTVPADEWDLLKLVRNPDVTVRMRGVMEKCTYCIQRIEQAKIAKKVKARASGEVRLRESEGTIPKTACQQACPAEAIVFGDVSDPESTVSQWRRLEHNYSMLGYLDTRPRTTYLARVRNPNERMPDFNPEQPHPAALQEYMQRHGSPFETHGAPTGKGGH